One Electrophorus electricus isolate fEleEle1 chromosome 13, fEleEle1.pri, whole genome shotgun sequence DNA segment encodes these proteins:
- the galnt16 gene encoding polypeptide N-acetylgalactosaminyltransferase 16, with protein sequence MRRIRANAIAILTVAWILGTFYYLWQDKPRASPSSASQPRAAGVKSHLPKSASSRLEIHREDRTIALIVTHPPRGEPQGQLLGTFDEKAYLLGKPLRPGDDPYREHAFNLQESDRLGSERSIRDTRHYRCASVTFDPDLPSTSVIITFHNEARSTLLRTIKSVLVRSPAHLIQEMILVDDFSSDPEDCQLLSQIPKVHCLRNERREGLIRSRVRGAGVASASILTFLDSHCEVNTDWLQPMIQRVKEDRTRVVSPIIDVISLDNFAYLAASADLRGGFDWSLHFKWEQIPIEQKMARNDPTQPIRTPVIAGGIFVMDESWFNHLGQYDTQMDIWGGENFELSFRVWMCGGSLEILPCSRVGHVFRKRHPYDFPEGNALTYIKNTRRAAEVWMDEYKQYYYAARPSAQGKAYGSIADRLALRRKLNCNSFRWYLENVYPELRIPEQKVTYSLLKQGELCLESHNSDSLRLAECKSGSGIPASQKWTLMEPQIRQQDLCLAITAFSSGSKVRLEPCSPKESRQKWKPRGPALQHVISGLCLDSQPPVGPPITTQCRPQMASQSWEPKLVT encoded by the exons ATGCGCAGGATCAGGGCCAACGCCATTGCGATTCTCACCGTCGCCTGGATCCTGGGCACCTTCTATTACCTGTGGCAGGACAAGCCGCGCGCATCTCCCTCCTCGGCGTCTCAGCCGCGAGCTGCCGGCGTGAAAAGCCATTTGCCGAAATCCGCCTCGAGCAGGCTCGAGATACATCGCGAGGACAGGACTATTGCACTTATC GTAACTCACCCTCCACGGGGGGAGCCACAGGGTCAGTTGTTAGGTACTTTCGATGAGAAGGCCTATTTATTGGGTAAACCGCTGCGCCCAGGAGACGACCCCTACAGGGAACATGCATTCAACCTGCAGGAGAGTGACCGTCTGGGCAGTGAGCGGTCCATCCGAGACACGCGCCACTACAG GTGCGCctcagtgacctttgaccctgacCTACCCTCCACCAGTGTCATCATCACCTTCCACAATGAAGCCCGCTCCACCCTGCTGCGCACCATCAAAAG TGTACTTGTCAGAAGTCCAGCCCACTTGATTCAGGAGATGATCCTTGTCGATGACTTCAGCTCTGACC CTGAGGACTGCCAGCTGCTGTCCCAGATCCCAAAGGTGCACTGTCTGAGGAACGAACGCAGAGAGG GGCTGATCCGGTCACGGGTGCGGGGGGCGGGCGTGGCCTCTgcctccatcctcaccttcctGGACAGTCACTGTGAGGTCAACACTGACTGGCTGCAGCCCATGATTCAAAGGGTCAAAGAG GACCGCACCCGGGTGGTCAGCCCCATCATCGATGTCATCAGCTTGGACAACTTTGCCTACCTGGCTGCTTCGGCTGACCTCAGAGGAG GGTTTGACTGGAGTCTGCATTTTAAATGGGAACAAATACCTATAGAGCAGAAAATGGCCAGAAATGATCCtactcagccaatcag GACACCAGTAATCGCTGGTGGGATCTTCGTTATGGACGAGAGTTGGTTTAACCACCTGGGCCAGTACGACACACAGATGGATATCTGGGGAGGGGAGAACTTTG AACTGTCGTTTcgagtgtggatgtgtgggggcAGTCTGGAAATTCTACCCTGTAGTCGCGTGGGCCACGTTTTCCGGAAACGCCACCCATACGACTTCCCAGAAGGCAACGCTCTCACCTACATCAA aaacaCACGGCGAGCCGCAGAGGTGTGGATGGATGAGTATAAGCAGTATTACTACGCTGCCAGACCCTCTGCGCAGGGCAAAGCCTACGGAAG taTTGCCGATCGGCTGGCACTGAGGAGGAAACTGAACTGTAACTCCTTCCGTTGGTATCTGGAGAATGTGTACCCTGAGCTCAG GATCCCGGAGCAAAAGGTGACGTACAGCCTGCTGAAGCAGGGTGAGCTCTGTCTGGAGAGCCACAACTCAGACAGTCTGAGACTAGCAGAGTGTAAGAGTGGATCTGGCATACCTGCCTCACag AAATGGACTCTGATGGAGCCACAGATCCGCCAGCAGGACCTGTGTTTGGCCATCACAGCCTTTTCctcagggtcaaaggtcaggctGGAGCCCTGCAGCCCTAAAGAGTCCAGACAG AAATGGAAGCCCAGAGGACCTGCGCTTCAGCATGTGATCAGTGGTCTGTGTCTGGACAGCCAGCCCCCAGTGGGCCCGCCAATCACGACGCAGTGCCGCCCACAGATGGCCAGCCAATCCTGGGAGCCCAAGCTGGTCACCTGA